Proteins encoded together in one Quercus lobata isolate SW786 chromosome 3, ValleyOak3.0 Primary Assembly, whole genome shotgun sequence window:
- the LOC115980994 gene encoding zinc finger BED domain-containing protein RICESLEEPER 2-like, whose product MDGEEGFQLVPTAFTVEASRKALAEMVIIDELPFRFVEGYGFQRYATTLQPKLRIRDIPSRQTIARDVISIYGVEREKLRGALKGRRVCLTTDTWTSIQNLCYMSLTGYFIDDDWKLHKRILNFCQVEDHKGETIGRKIELCLREWGINGIFTLTVDNASSNGATIKFLENVTKDWEGTVLEHEFLHMRCCAHILNLIVGDGMREIDASIAKVREAVRYVKSSPNRNQTFVGFVERLGIESKSLLCLDVPTRWNSTYLMLETAQKFEKVFIRMDFEDDSYCSYFMNKENSGGMGSPSSIDFQNCRIFVGFLKLFYNATKKFSGSLYVTANTFFDEMFVIQENISNLSKSQNHLLKNMATKMESKFDKYWGKGDKMNHLLYVAVILDPRKKLSG is encoded by the exons ATGGATGGGGAGGAAGGGTTTCAGCTTGTACCGACAGCCTTTACTGTTGAGGCTTCTAGAAAGGCACTTGCTGAAATGGTTATAATAGATGAGTTGCCTTTTAGGTTTGTTGAAGGGTATGGGTTTCAAAGATATGCAACAACCTTACAACCTAAGTTGCGAATTAGGGATATCCCATCTCGTCAAACTATAGCTAGGGATGTGATTAGCATTTAtggtgttgagagagagaaactaaggGGGGCTTTGAAGGGTCGTAGGGTGTGTCTTACTACGGACACATGGACGAGTATTCAAAATCTGTGTTATATGTCCCTTACAGGTTATTTTATTGATGATGATTGGAAGTTACATaagagaattttgaatttttgtcaagttgaaGACCATAAGGGAGAGACCATAGGTAGAAAGATTGAGTTGTGTTTGCGTGAGTGGGGTATTAATGGCATATTCACTTTAACAGTGGACAATGCTAGCTCAAATGGTGCCACTATTAAGTTTTTGGAGAATGTAACTAAAGATTGGGAGGGGACTGTTTTAGAACATGAGTTCTTACACATGAGGTGTTGTGCACATATCCTAAATTTGATTGTGGGGGATGGTATGAGAGAAATTGATGCATCCATTGCAAAGGTGCGTGAAGCTGTGAGGTATGTGAAGTCCTCACCAAATAGGAATCAaacttttgtgggttttgtggagAGATTAGGTATTGAGTCTAAGTCTCTTCTTTGTCTAGATGTACCAACTAGGTGGAACTCTACCTACCTCATGTTAGAAACcgcacaaaaatttgaaaaagtgttCATACGTATGGACTTTGAGGATGATAGTTATTGTTCATACTTTATGAACAAGGAGAATAGTGGTGGTATGGGATCTCCTAGTagtattgattttcaaaattgtaggATATTTGTGGGGTTTTTGAAGCTTTTTTACAATGCCACAAAAAAGTTTTCAGGTTCTTTGTATGTTACTGCCAACACCTTTTTTGATGAGATGTTTGtcattcaagagaatatttccaATTTAAGTAAATCACAAAACCACCTCTTGAAAAACATGGCAACTAAAATGGAATCTAAGTTTGATAAATATTGGGGGAAAGGGGATAAAATGAATCATCTCTTGTATGTGGCTGTGATTCTTGATCCAAGAAAGAAGTTGAG TGGCTGA